In a genomic window of Sinorhizobium meliloti:
- a CDS encoding isochorismatase family protein, whose protein sequence is MSEGWSGGHPNARPWDRFLTERDREVIDIAGYGARQGFGTRPALLIVDVNYAFCGDKREPVQESILRWRQSGGEEAWDALPIIADLTRLARIKGLPIIYTTGSERADKWDRGGWLWKNSRSRERPKATTIDGNTIMPQIAPAPQDIVIYKQKPSGFHGTNLIDYLLLLKCDSVIVTGTATSGCVRATVVDAFSHNLRVTVVEDGCFERCQASHAVNLFDMNSKYADVLPSGEVRTFMEGLETGLFDLPTGSRGNV, encoded by the coding sequence ATGAGTGAGGGATGGAGCGGTGGACACCCGAACGCGCGACCGTGGGACCGTTTCCTGACGGAGCGCGACCGAGAGGTTATCGACATTGCTGGTTACGGCGCGCGACAGGGTTTCGGCACAAGGCCGGCCCTCCTGATCGTCGATGTGAACTATGCGTTTTGCGGCGACAAACGCGAGCCGGTACAGGAATCGATCCTGCGCTGGCGCCAGTCCGGTGGTGAAGAGGCGTGGGACGCGCTTCCGATCATCGCCGATCTCACCAGGCTTGCCCGGATCAAGGGACTGCCGATCATTTACACGACCGGCAGCGAGCGGGCAGATAAATGGGATCGCGGAGGCTGGCTCTGGAAGAACAGCCGCAGCCGGGAGCGTCCGAAGGCAACGACGATCGACGGCAACACGATCATGCCGCAGATCGCGCCGGCACCCCAGGACATCGTCATCTATAAGCAGAAGCCAAGCGGATTTCACGGTACCAATCTCATCGACTACCTCCTTCTCCTGAAGTGCGACAGCGTGATCGTTACGGGCACGGCTACGAGCGGCTGCGTACGGGCGACTGTCGTTGATGCCTTCAGCCATAACCTGCGCGTTACGGTGGTCGAAGATGGCTGCTTCGAGCGCTGCCAGGCGAGCCACGCGGTCAACCTCTTCGACATGAACTCGAAATATGCCGACGTATTGCCAAGCGGCGAGGTGCGGACGTTCATGGAAGGGCTCGAAACCGGCCTGTTCGATCTGCCGACCGGCAGCCGTGGCAACGTCTGA
- a CDS encoding LysR family transcriptional regulator, which translates to MYTRAAHACSCHCGKSDARLRFFPRQRLCITVFLYDNVGSAERLWQIQKPKSTIMPMNLATIDLKLLVVFDAMMAEGNVSRAAERLGMSQPALSNALNRLRLLLNDRLFLRTADGMRPTARALEISGPIQSAMRQIEEALEPTAFEPQDPDWTFSLAVSDHASVVLLPPLIEHIARVAPRVGLNIQSRPNDELPALLDNSEIDLAVGVIPNLPRRFKHMSLFRDKYLCMMRRGHPLDGRPITLEEFLTTDQLSVKPGMSDISRVDRLLAEAGLKRRVATTVHQFLAAPAIVSRSDLIVLVFEKMLPIFDPSRFYFCPVPVPNMEVAATAVWSDVNTGLPAHKWLRRQLAVLARQLADEDDGEDRSVPAGG; encoded by the coding sequence TTGTACACACGCGCCGCACACGCCTGCTCGTGCCACTGCGGCAAAAGCGACGCCCGCCTCCGATTTTTCCCTCGTCAGCGCTTGTGTATTACTGTATTTTTGTATGACAATGTTGGCTCTGCAGAACGCCTGTGGCAAATTCAAAAACCGAAGAGTACTATCATGCCGATGAATTTGGCGACCATCGATCTGAAGCTTCTCGTGGTTTTTGACGCGATGATGGCCGAGGGCAACGTCAGCCGCGCGGCCGAGCGCCTCGGCATGTCGCAGCCGGCACTATCAAACGCCCTCAACCGCCTTAGGCTGCTCCTCAACGACCGGCTTTTCCTGCGGACGGCGGACGGCATGCGGCCGACTGCGCGGGCGCTTGAAATTTCGGGCCCAATTCAGTCGGCCATGCGCCAGATCGAGGAGGCGCTAGAGCCCACGGCATTCGAACCTCAGGATCCTGATTGGACCTTCAGCCTCGCAGTGTCCGACCACGCGTCGGTGGTTCTGCTGCCGCCCCTAATTGAACACATCGCCCGCGTTGCGCCACGCGTCGGGCTCAACATTCAGTCGCGCCCGAACGACGAGTTGCCGGCGCTGCTCGACAACAGCGAGATTGATCTCGCCGTTGGCGTCATTCCGAACCTGCCGCGCCGCTTCAAGCACATGTCCCTCTTCCGGGACAAATATCTTTGTATGATGCGGCGGGGCCACCCGCTGGATGGCCGACCGATTACGCTGGAGGAATTTCTGACGACAGACCAGCTCTCCGTCAAGCCCGGCATGAGCGACATCAGCCGCGTGGACCGGCTCCTGGCCGAGGCAGGTCTCAAACGGCGCGTCGCCACGACCGTCCATCAGTTCCTTGCCGCGCCTGCGATCGTTTCCCGTTCCGATCTCATCGTGCTCGTCTTCGAGAAGATGTTACCCATATTCGATCCGTCTCGCTTCTATTTCTGTCCTGTGCCCGTGCCGAACATGGAAGTCGCGGCTACCGCGGTATGGAGCGACGTGAATACCGGTCTTCCCGCCCACAAATGGCTGCGCCGCCAACTTGCGGTGCTGGCTCGGCAGCTTGCCGACGAAGATGACGGCGAAGACCGCTCAGTTCCCGCAGGCGGATGA
- a CDS encoding thiamine pyrophosphate-binding protein: MDHQGTTRFVPVETGTPCYGSDLIAAAIREQGFPYICLNPGASYRHLHDSLVNYLGNEKPKIILCMHEEHAIGIAQGWAKITDRPLVAAVHSNVGLMHATMGIFDAWCDRVPVVVIGATGPLDATKRRPWIEWIHCTIDQGGLVRDFTKWDDEPGSPEAAVESIRRATMLATARPAGPTYVNLDVTVQEMELVKVPALHDISRFRPPADPEPPRRDLEEAIEILVSAKRPVILCGRTSRSEEGWAARVKLAELMGAKVLTHVKLATSFPTTHPLFIGETGWRLSKNLRKHLTEADAVLSLDWLDLAGTINQVFPPGGPSAPIISVSNDYNIHRGWNMDYQGLPAVDVNIPTVPETTVARLLEALEARIPTPKTYQRRRLDAEPSRSSGPISLMDLARVFNKVTRDIDVCLTSRPLGWPTNANELEHPHDYLGHNGGGGVGSGPSIGIGAALALRDMKSPRVPIAIVGDGDFTMGNTALWTAAAQSIPLLYVISNNNSYFNDEHHQAQVAIQRGRPSENAWVGQRLQDPAPDLLMLARAQGIDGEGPITDIADLAQALGRGIKKVKAGKPWVVDVRVPPEYCREPMVELA; this comes from the coding sequence ATGGACCACCAGGGCACGACGCGTTTCGTCCCGGTTGAAACCGGCACGCCTTGTTACGGCAGCGACCTGATCGCCGCAGCGATCCGCGAACAGGGGTTTCCCTACATCTGCCTCAATCCAGGCGCGAGCTACCGCCATCTGCATGACAGCCTGGTCAATTATCTCGGCAACGAGAAGCCGAAGATCATCCTGTGCATGCACGAGGAACATGCGATCGGCATCGCTCAAGGGTGGGCGAAGATCACCGACAGACCGCTTGTCGCGGCAGTCCACTCAAATGTTGGGCTGATGCATGCCACCATGGGTATTTTCGATGCCTGGTGCGACCGCGTCCCCGTCGTCGTCATCGGTGCCACCGGCCCGCTCGATGCCACCAAGCGCCGCCCCTGGATCGAGTGGATCCACTGCACGATCGATCAGGGCGGTCTCGTGCGCGACTTCACGAAGTGGGACGACGAGCCGGGCTCTCCGGAAGCCGCGGTGGAATCCATCCGCCGCGCCACGATGCTCGCGACGGCACGCCCCGCCGGCCCGACCTATGTGAATCTTGACGTCACCGTGCAGGAGATGGAACTGGTAAAGGTGCCTGCTCTGCATGATATCTCACGTTTCCGCCCACCCGCCGACCCGGAGCCGCCCCGGCGCGACCTGGAGGAAGCGATCGAGATTCTGGTCAGCGCCAAGCGCCCCGTCATCCTGTGCGGCCGCACCTCACGTAGCGAGGAAGGCTGGGCCGCACGCGTGAAGCTTGCCGAACTGATGGGCGCCAAGGTGCTTACCCATGTGAAGCTTGCGACAAGTTTCCCGACCACCCATCCGCTTTTTATCGGCGAAACAGGCTGGAGGCTGTCGAAGAACCTGCGCAAGCACCTGACCGAGGCCGATGCTGTGCTCTCGCTCGACTGGCTCGACCTCGCGGGCACGATCAATCAGGTCTTCCCCCCCGGCGGACCGAGTGCACCAATCATCAGCGTTTCGAACGACTACAACATACATCGCGGCTGGAACATGGATTATCAGGGCCTGCCCGCAGTCGACGTAAACATCCCGACCGTTCCGGAAACGACCGTCGCGCGGCTCCTGGAGGCGCTCGAAGCCCGCATCCCTACACCAAAGACCTACCAGCGGCGCCGTCTCGACGCGGAGCCCTCCAGAAGCTCCGGTCCGATCAGCCTGATGGACCTCGCCAGGGTGTTCAACAAAGTGACGCGCGACATCGACGTGTGCTTGACCTCGAGACCACTTGGCTGGCCTACCAATGCCAATGAGCTCGAACATCCGCACGATTATCTGGGTCACAATGGCGGCGGCGGTGTGGGTTCGGGCCCGAGCATCGGCATCGGCGCGGCTCTCGCACTGCGTGACATGAAGTCTCCGCGTGTGCCGATCGCGATCGTCGGCGACGGCGACTTCACCATGGGCAATACGGCACTCTGGACCGCCGCTGCCCAGAGCATTCCGCTGCTCTACGTCATCTCCAACAATAATTCCTACTTCAACGACGAGCACCACCAGGCGCAGGTTGCCATTCAGCGTGGCCGCCCGTCGGAAAACGCCTGGGTGGGCCAACGCCTGCAGGACCCCGCTCCGGACCTCCTGATGCTTGCTAGAGCGCAAGGCATCGACGGCGAAGGCCCGATCACCGATATTGCGGACCTCGCGCAGGCCCTTGGGCGCGGCATCAAGAAGGTGAAGGCGGGCAAGCCTTGGGTTGTCGATGTCCGGGTCCCGCCGGAATATTGCCGCGAGCCGATGGTCGAACTCGCTTAA
- a CDS encoding ABC transporter permease, producing the protein MSITETRISEKTSEDETVVAGDRSWSMPDWAITAISLMVLIGLWQAAAPFIDPLFGSYPSQIFASFLVMIESGTLVQAFWQSIQPFFAGYLLAALIGVPAGLLLGRYRIAEAALGIYVMAGYATPLIALVPLLMVWFGLGFAVKMVIIFLLAFFPICINTWVGVKAVPKTLIEVGAAFCAPQSRIMRQIVLPATLPYIMAGLRLAIGKAVIAMIIAEFLTAISGLGGIIINAANSFRTAEMFVPIICVMIFAVLLDRLVAWLERKIAPWQSEIAGEHE; encoded by the coding sequence ATGAGCATTACCGAAACAAGAATCTCCGAGAAAACAAGCGAAGACGAGACAGTCGTGGCCGGGGACAGGAGCTGGTCGATGCCTGATTGGGCAATCACCGCCATCTCCTTGATGGTGCTGATCGGCCTCTGGCAGGCGGCAGCCCCGTTCATCGATCCCCTGTTCGGCTCCTATCCGTCCCAGATCTTCGCCTCGTTCCTGGTCATGATTGAGAGCGGCACCCTTGTGCAGGCGTTTTGGCAAAGCATTCAGCCATTCTTCGCCGGCTACTTGCTCGCGGCCCTGATCGGCGTCCCGGCGGGACTGTTGCTCGGGCGTTATCGCATCGCGGAGGCTGCGCTTGGCATCTATGTGATGGCCGGCTACGCAACGCCTCTTATCGCACTCGTCCCACTGCTGATGGTGTGGTTCGGTCTCGGTTTCGCGGTGAAGATGGTGATCATCTTCCTGCTCGCCTTCTTCCCTATCTGCATCAACACTTGGGTCGGCGTAAAAGCAGTTCCGAAAACGCTGATCGAAGTCGGAGCAGCTTTCTGCGCGCCGCAAAGCCGGATCATGCGCCAGATCGTGCTACCGGCGACGCTTCCCTACATCATGGCGGGTCTAAGACTTGCGATCGGCAAAGCGGTCATCGCCATGATCATCGCCGAGTTTCTGACCGCGATTTCCGGCCTTGGCGGCATCATTATCAATGCGGCGAACAGCTTCCGGACCGCCGAGATGTTCGTGCCGATCATCTGCGTGATGATATTCGCCGTCTTGCTCGACCGCCTGGTGGCCTGGCTCGAACGGAAGATAGCGCCGTGGCAGAGCGAGATTGCGGGCGAACATGAGTGA
- a CDS encoding ABC transporter substrate-binding protein, whose translation MKHILKSFAAGVAVLAGISTAHAADAWHHGVVEAKGDAGIQFMPTKFAGKFDLDLKTVEFASSTVPVKALLAGEIDSYATTPLTAIAAMAEGADLKFLGCNWPGMTYDLYARGDIKSVRDLKGRTVGISGPGGAPDLFAREALRWGGVDPSEVTFANAGGGGDRFRAVVAGVVDSTATSSEFEPEAAERGVNVIARAPEATPNLLRICIVTSDKVIAEKHDQLVRFLAAQMVGHKYAIENPKETADYARQIAKLSPDDKTPEFIYDEVVKYDAVKPDLPIMADKLLWNVDMMHRNGRIKEAYDIKQFIDEGPRQDALKLVATN comes from the coding sequence ATGAAGCATATCCTTAAATCATTTGCCGCCGGCGTGGCTGTTCTCGCCGGCATCAGCACCGCGCATGCCGCCGACGCCTGGCACCATGGCGTCGTCGAAGCGAAGGGCGATGCTGGCATCCAGTTCATGCCCACGAAATTCGCCGGAAAGTTCGATCTCGATCTCAAGACCGTGGAATTTGCAAGCAGCACGGTGCCGGTCAAGGCCCTTCTTGCAGGGGAGATCGACAGCTATGCCACGACGCCGCTCACAGCGATCGCCGCCATGGCGGAAGGTGCCGACCTGAAGTTCCTCGGCTGCAACTGGCCAGGCATGACTTACGATCTCTACGCCAGGGGTGACATCAAGAGCGTCAGGGATTTGAAGGGCCGTACCGTCGGCATTTCCGGTCCGGGTGGCGCGCCGGACCTCTTCGCCCGCGAGGCGCTTCGTTGGGGCGGTGTCGATCCGTCCGAAGTGACCTTCGCGAATGCCGGTGGCGGTGGGGACCGGTTCCGGGCCGTTGTGGCCGGCGTGGTGGATTCCACCGCAACCTCGAGCGAATTCGAGCCCGAAGCAGCTGAACGCGGCGTCAATGTCATCGCTCGCGCGCCGGAAGCCACACCTAATCTGCTGCGCATCTGCATCGTCACCTCAGACAAGGTCATCGCCGAAAAGCACGATCAGCTCGTGCGGTTCCTCGCCGCCCAGATGGTGGGGCATAAATATGCCATCGAGAATCCGAAGGAGACTGCGGACTATGCGCGGCAGATCGCCAAGCTGTCGCCGGATGATAAGACGCCCGAATTCATCTACGACGAGGTCGTCAAATATGATGCGGTCAAACCGGACCTGCCGATCATGGCCGACAAGCTTCTGTGGAACGTTGACATGATGCACCGCAACGGCCGGATCAAGGAAGCGTACGATATCAAGCAGTTCATCGACGAAGGACCGCGTCAGGATGCCCTGAAGCTGGTCGCAACCAACTGA
- a CDS encoding AbrB family transcriptional regulator, translating into MRPFLTRFAPGKFPYRRLFLALAIGFIGGCIFFYFHLPLPWMLGALVACLFASLFNMPVAVPGIVRPPMLMLVGVVLGSGFTPTMAGSMIDWLPGLIVLIIFVVVTACCCYVYFRRAGGLDHWTAFFSGMPGGLVEMTALGEVYGANTRIIALVHSSRIMLVVLSLPFLLSFVGGQALTGTTRAGASILETPISADLWLFGTGICGMFLGRLLSLPSPFLMGPMLVSAAIHLTGVSEFHAPWEIIAFAQLVLGSALGCSFAGVKKSDILHILQLSVGSTIFLVAASTSCAMLVAHISGRPILSLLLAYSPGGLTETSLMALSLHVDVAFVATHHVLRVFFVAVSATFLARWLKRGRLAKTDA; encoded by the coding sequence ATGCGTCCATTCTTGACTCGGTTCGCGCCAGGTAAATTTCCCTATCGAAGGCTTTTCCTGGCCCTTGCGATAGGGTTCATCGGCGGATGCATTTTTTTCTATTTCCATCTGCCGCTGCCTTGGATGCTGGGCGCCCTGGTTGCCTGCCTCTTCGCATCACTCTTCAACATGCCGGTAGCCGTGCCCGGAATCGTCCGCCCCCCGATGCTAATGCTGGTTGGTGTCGTTCTTGGTTCCGGCTTTACGCCGACGATGGCCGGCAGCATGATCGATTGGCTTCCCGGTCTCATCGTATTGATCATTTTCGTCGTCGTGACGGCGTGTTGCTGCTACGTCTATTTCCGGCGTGCAGGGGGCTTGGATCACTGGACCGCGTTCTTTTCCGGAATGCCGGGCGGACTGGTCGAGATGACGGCGCTCGGCGAAGTTTATGGGGCGAACACCCGGATCATCGCGCTCGTCCATTCGAGCCGCATCATGCTTGTGGTTCTTTCGCTTCCTTTCCTGCTCTCCTTCGTCGGCGGCCAGGCGCTGACCGGCACAACCCGTGCCGGTGCATCTATTCTTGAGACGCCCATCAGCGCAGACCTGTGGCTGTTCGGCACCGGCATATGCGGCATGTTCTTGGGGCGGCTCCTGTCGCTGCCTTCGCCTTTTCTGATGGGGCCGATGCTGGTCAGCGCCGCCATCCACCTAACGGGCGTCTCGGAGTTCCATGCGCCCTGGGAGATCATCGCGTTCGCACAGCTCGTGCTCGGAAGTGCCCTGGGCTGCAGCTTCGCCGGAGTGAAGAAGTCCGATATCCTGCATATTTTGCAGTTGTCGGTGGGGTCAACCATTTTCCTCGTCGCGGCGAGCACCAGCTGCGCAATGCTTGTTGCCCATATATCGGGAAGACCCATCTTGAGCCTGCTACTCGCCTATTCGCCAGGCGGATTGACCGAGACCAGCCTCATGGCTCTGTCGCTTCATGTCGATGTCGCATTCGTGGCCACACACCACGTGCTCCGCGTGTTCTTCGTGGCGGTCTCCGCGACATTTCTTGCCCGGTGGCTCAAGCGGGGCAGGTTGGCGAAGACGGACGCGTAG
- a CDS encoding tripartite tricarboxylate transporter permease: MHLVEQAMMAFTVIFDPTRFMIIMLGCVLGLFIGVIPGIGGLAGMALLLPFTYTMDPYTALAFLIGMWAVTPTADTIPSILIGVPGAAGSAATVMDGYPMARRGEAGRALGASYTASLIGGIFGAILLGLAIPILRPFMMAFGTPELLALCILGLTLVAAVSQGNMMKGLVSACFGVVIASVGDEAQTGELRWTFDSLYLWEGVPLEALVLGLFAVPELLELGAARQAVAMHKSESILRDQFRGVRDALQNIRLVFQSSWLGAILGSVPGLGGPAIDWIAYGSAAKSVKDGSKTFGTGDVRGVIACEAANNSREGGALIPTLAFGIPASATMAILLGAFMMHGIQPGPKLLTEQLDITYTIVWSLMIANIVGVLICFAFVSQLAKLALVPAGILVPTVLAVVFIGAYSATRDTGDIIVLLIFSAIGWAMKRFGWARAPVLLGLVLGGLVEQYLFISTSRYGSEWLHRPGVIFILMIPIVYFVYSAVRFFVKRRAAVPAAVGAAVSEPAAPKEIGAAGPISAVDRIMLPGMWILAALLFISALATSTEWAFAAKLMPQTVAVVGLIVVICAGIGVFVKQRAGESLVKPRKAHEADPLEAMSDRMLYKRMGIMASWVFSIYVGTLLFGLLPTLLLFMISYMRFEGKQPWVRTLAIAIVIWIAMFILFDRLLVMPWPQSYLGDVFPQLRTMVSDII; encoded by the coding sequence ATGCATCTTGTGGAACAGGCCATGATGGCGTTCACGGTCATTTTCGACCCGACCCGATTCATGATCATCATGCTGGGCTGCGTGCTCGGTCTTTTCATCGGGGTAATTCCGGGAATCGGCGGTCTGGCGGGAATGGCGTTGCTTCTGCCGTTCACCTACACCATGGACCCCTATACGGCGCTCGCCTTCCTGATCGGCATGTGGGCGGTGACCCCGACTGCCGATACCATCCCTTCGATCCTGATTGGGGTGCCGGGAGCAGCGGGTTCGGCCGCGACGGTGATGGATGGCTATCCGATGGCACGGCGCGGCGAAGCGGGTCGGGCACTGGGTGCGTCCTATACCGCCTCCCTAATCGGCGGCATTTTCGGTGCCATCCTGCTTGGATTGGCCATTCCGATCCTCAGACCATTCATGATGGCCTTCGGCACGCCGGAACTCCTGGCGCTTTGCATTCTTGGCCTGACGCTCGTTGCCGCCGTCAGTCAGGGCAACATGATGAAAGGCCTCGTATCGGCGTGTTTTGGCGTCGTCATCGCGTCTGTCGGCGATGAGGCGCAGACGGGTGAACTGCGCTGGACGTTCGACTCTCTCTATCTATGGGAGGGCGTACCACTAGAGGCGCTCGTGCTCGGCCTGTTCGCCGTCCCAGAGCTCCTCGAACTCGGCGCGGCACGCCAGGCCGTTGCCATGCATAAGAGCGAGAGCATCCTGCGCGATCAATTCCGCGGCGTCAGGGACGCCCTCCAGAACATTCGTCTTGTCTTCCAGAGCTCCTGGCTTGGTGCGATCCTGGGTTCCGTACCCGGCCTCGGCGGCCCGGCGATCGATTGGATCGCATATGGCTCCGCGGCGAAATCCGTCAAGGACGGCAGCAAGACCTTCGGCACGGGGGACGTGCGGGGCGTCATTGCCTGCGAGGCGGCCAACAACTCCCGTGAAGGCGGTGCGCTCATTCCGACGCTCGCCTTCGGCATTCCTGCCAGTGCCACTATGGCGATCCTGCTTGGCGCTTTCATGATGCACGGGATCCAGCCTGGACCGAAGCTGCTTACCGAGCAGCTCGACATCACCTATACCATCGTCTGGAGCCTGATGATTGCCAATATCGTCGGCGTTCTGATCTGTTTCGCGTTCGTGTCACAGCTTGCCAAGCTTGCCCTGGTGCCAGCGGGTATCCTCGTGCCAACGGTTCTTGCCGTCGTTTTCATCGGTGCATATTCGGCGACCCGCGACACCGGCGACATAATCGTGCTGTTGATCTTCTCCGCGATCGGCTGGGCGATGAAGCGCTTCGGCTGGGCTCGCGCTCCAGTGCTGCTCGGACTGGTGCTCGGCGGCCTAGTAGAACAGTATCTGTTCATCTCGACCAGCCGCTACGGCTCCGAATGGCTCCATCGTCCGGGCGTGATCTTCATCTTGATGATACCGATCGTCTACTTCGTCTACAGCGCCGTGCGATTCTTCGTGAAGCGCCGCGCAGCCGTTCCGGCCGCCGTGGGTGCCGCCGTCAGCGAACCGGCTGCGCCTAAGGAAATCGGGGCCGCAGGCCCGATCTCCGCCGTCGACCGGATCATGCTGCCGGGTATGTGGATCCTTGCCGCCCTCCTCTTCATCAGTGCGCTTGCCACCTCGACCGAATGGGCATTCGCCGCGAAGCTCATGCCGCAGACGGTCGCCGTAGTCGGCCTCATCGTGGTGATCTGCGCTGGCATCGGTGTCTTTGTGAAGCAGCGCGCCGGAGAGAGCCTCGTCAAGCCTCGCAAAGCTCATGAAGCCGACCCGCTGGAAGCGATGTCCGATCGGATGCTCTATAAGCGAATGGGCATCATGGCTTCCTGGGTGTTTTCGATCTACGTCGGAACGCTGCTGTTCGGGCTGTTGCCGACGCTGCTCCTCTTCATGATCAGCTACATGCGTTTCGAGGGAAAGCAGCCTTGGGTCCGGACGCTCGCCATTGCCATCGTCATCTGGATCGCCATGTTCATCCTGTTCGACAGGTTGCTCGTGATGCCATGGCCGCAGTCCTATCTTGGCGACGTCTTCCCGCAATTGCGCACCATGGTTTCAGACATCATCTGA
- a CDS encoding ABC transporter ATP-binding protein yields the protein MAHVELLNVSKTFALKVRGVQRRARALDNLSFNVEKGEIIALAGPSGCGKTTALRIIMGLDSASSGSVKVAGRQIGGCGFDRGMVFQHAELLPWRSAVDNIKFGLEMKELPKNEMDERAEHFINLVGLSHAKDHRPHQLSGGMKQRVGIARALAIDPEVLLMDEPFGALDSQTRETLQIELLDIHQRTGKTIIFVTHDLDEAVLLADRVVVMVGGRLREIIRVELERPRSDMRSIRSASEFTRKRAMIWEALHEPAKHDQLVA from the coding sequence ATGGCACATGTCGAACTACTGAATGTCTCCAAGACATTCGCCTTGAAGGTAAGGGGTGTCCAACGCCGCGCAAGGGCGTTGGACAACCTTTCTTTCAACGTCGAAAAGGGTGAGATCATCGCACTCGCAGGGCCAAGCGGTTGCGGCAAGACCACGGCGCTGCGCATCATCATGGGCCTCGACAGCGCCAGCTCGGGCTCCGTGAAGGTGGCCGGCCGTCAGATTGGCGGCTGTGGCTTCGACCGCGGCATGGTGTTCCAGCATGCCGAGCTGCTGCCCTGGCGAAGCGCGGTGGACAACATCAAGTTCGGTCTGGAGATGAAGGAACTGCCGAAAAACGAGATGGATGAACGCGCCGAGCATTTCATCAATCTTGTTGGCCTCAGCCACGCAAAGGATCATCGTCCCCACCAGCTTTCCGGCGGCATGAAACAGCGTGTGGGAATTGCCCGCGCGCTGGCGATCGATCCGGAAGTGCTGTTGATGGATGAGCCGTTCGGCGCGCTCGACTCGCAGACGCGCGAGACCTTGCAAATCGAGCTGCTCGATATCCATCAGCGCACGGGAAAGACCATCATCTTCGTCACGCACGATCTGGATGAGGCGGTCTTGCTGGCGGATCGCGTCGTGGTCATGGTCGGTGGGCGACTTCGCGAGATTATCCGTGTCGAGCTGGAACGGCCGCGCAGCGACATGCGCAGCATACGCTCCGCAAGCGAGTTCACCCGTAAACGCGCCATGATCTGGGAGGCTCTGCACGAGCCGGCGAAACACGATCAGCTGGTCGCCTAG
- a CDS encoding alpha/beta fold hydrolase: MSDNTNSTATTRDGTRLSYRLVKGSGQGRIALVHSLAMDKTFWEPTVAALEGFADALLFDCRGHGASDKPSGPYSVELFANDVADLLDYVGWKSAVLAGASMGGCVALAFAAIYPERVEALGLFDTTAWYGEDAPKAWTERADKALAGGMAALVGFQKTRWFSDSFRGANPDVVEKAVGVFLENDLSAYAATCAMLGNADIRAALPHFDFPCRVAVGTEDYATPPDMARYMAENIPGAGFFIMEGVRHFAPLEVPSTIAAHLKELIKAGSRL; encoded by the coding sequence GTGAGCGACAACACGAACAGCACCGCCACGACCCGTGATGGTACGAGGCTGTCCTATCGGCTGGTGAAGGGAAGTGGCCAGGGCCGCATCGCGCTTGTTCATTCCCTCGCGATGGACAAGACCTTCTGGGAGCCGACCGTGGCTGCGCTTGAAGGTTTCGCCGATGCGTTGCTCTTCGATTGCCGCGGCCATGGCGCCTCCGATAAGCCTTCCGGGCCCTACAGCGTCGAACTTTTCGCCAACGACGTTGCCGACCTGTTGGATTATGTCGGCTGGAAGTCGGCCGTCCTCGCCGGAGCCTCGATGGGAGGCTGCGTCGCCCTCGCCTTCGCCGCCATTTACCCTGAGCGCGTCGAGGCGCTCGGCCTTTTCGACACCACCGCCTGGTACGGCGAAGACGCCCCGAAAGCCTGGACCGAGCGCGCCGACAAGGCGCTTGCCGGGGGCATGGCAGCGCTCGTTGGTTTCCAGAAGACCCGCTGGTTCAGCGACAGTTTCCGCGGTGCCAATCCTGATGTGGTCGAAAAGGCGGTCGGTGTCTTCCTCGAGAACGATCTATCGGCCTATGCGGCAACCTGCGCCATGCTCGGCAATGCCGATATCCGCGCGGCACTTCCCCACTTCGACTTTCCTTGCCGCGTGGCCGTCGGAACCGAAGACTACGCAACGCCGCCGGACATGGCACGTTACATGGCGGAGAACATCCCCGGTGCCGGGTTCTTCATCATGGAGGGCGTGCGGCATTTCGCTCCGCTCGAGGTGCCCTCAACGATCGCGGCGCACCTGAAGGAACTCATCAAGGCTGGCTCTCGGCTATAA